From Acyrthosiphon pisum isolate AL4f unplaced genomic scaffold, pea_aphid_22Mar2018_4r6ur Scaffold_20594;HRSCAF=21498, whole genome shotgun sequence, a single genomic window includes:
- the LOC115034686 gene encoding uncharacterized protein LOC115034686, translating to MNRKVQTKVNNITTINFNGAVQTVHLAPVAPVAPPAETATAARHPPTTRKAPKRRCYRCNRTGHAIRQCLAPRTTRRKPWTPAVGRGGSSSTSMTVRPPRSLRAKSRTRTPTPELQPLGTSTPMRSPPVSNIFNPNSAK from the exons ATGAACAGAAAAGTCCAAACAAAGGTGAATAATATCACCACCATTAATTTTAACGGGGCGGTGCAGACCGTGCACCTCGCCCCTGTTGCGCCTGTGGCACCGCCGGCCGAGACCGCCACCGCCGCGCGCCATCCGCCGACGACGCGAAAGGCGCCCAAACGTC GATGTTATAGGTGCAACCGTACCGGCCACGCCATCCGGCAATGCCTCG CCCCCAGAACAACAAGGAGGAAGCCGTGGACACCAGCCGTAGGACGTGGGGGTTCGTCGTCGACGTCCATGACGGTGAGGCCGCCGCGGAGTCTGCGTGCAAAGTCGAGGACACGCACACCGACTCCCGAACTCCAGCCACTCGGAACGTCGACGCCGATGAGATCACCCCCCgtaagtaacatttttaatcctaatagtgctaaataa